The Arachis ipaensis cultivar K30076 chromosome B05, Araip1.1, whole genome shotgun sequence nucleotide sequence NNNNNNNNNNNNNNNNNNNNNNNNNNNNNNNNNNNNNNNNNNNNNNNNNNNNNNNNNNNNNNNNNNNNNNNNNNNNNNNNNNNNNNNNNNNNNNNNNNNNNNNNNNNNNNNNNNNNNNNNNNNNNNNNNNNNNNNNNNNNNNNNNNNNNNNNNNNNNNNNNNNNNNNNNNNNNNNNNNNNNNNNNNNNNNNNNNNNNNNNNNNNNNNNNNNNNNNNNNNNNNNNNNNNNNNNNNNNNNNNNNNNNNNNNNNNNNNNNNNNNNNNNNNNNNNNNNNNNNNNNNNNNNNNNNNNNNNNNNNNNNNNNNNNNNNNNNNNNNNNNNNNNNNNNNNNNNNNNNNNNNNNNNNNNNNNNNNNNNNNNNNNNNNNNNNNNNNNNNNNNNNNNNNNNNNNNNNNNNNNNNNNNNNNNNNNNNNNNNNNNNNNNNNNNNNNNNNNNNNNNNNNNNNNNNNNNNNNNNNNNNNNNNNNNNNNNNNNNNNNNNNNNNNNNNNNNNNNNNNNNNNNNNNNNNNNNNNNNNNNNNNNNNNNNNNNNNNNNNNNNNNNNNNNNNNNNNNNNNNNNNNNNNNNNNNNNNNNNNNNNNNNNNNNNNNNNNNNNNNNNNNNNNNNNNNNNNNNNNNNNNNNNNNNNNNNNNNNNNNNNNNNNNNNNNNNNNNNNttaaaaattcaacaagtacaataaacatgtaacattaatagaaataatccaaacatgttaaacaccaaatacattaaaaactaaactcattaaaatccaaacatattaatagtgaataatcattgtctaatagaaaagtcatatatatatatatatattttatttaattaatatatgatcaggTTCGCAGGTTAGTTCGGGTTCCGCACCCCCAGAACTGATATCCGAACCAATTACTAACAAAGGTCACCGGTTTGATTCGAATTGGACCCGATTACCCATTGgttccagaaccaatttaataGGTTCGATTTGAATTCGGACGGATAATTAGGTACCCACTAACTGTGCTCACCCCTAAACAATTCAAATGTTTATTACTTGTGATGATTTTAGGTGAAGTAAATAACCAAGTTTAAAATATTGCATTAAGTTCCCAACCAAAAAGATTGCATTAAAATTGTTCTCACAAGTAGGCCTAGCTAGGAAGTTAGTTAATTGAAGATATAAGCAGATGAAGATGAATGGGGTCTATGCTTGACTTAGTGGATAATAAGCATTTAGAGAGTCAAAGATGATACATGTGTGGACCATGTGAACTTAATTATTACTTTAAAAAAGATTATTACGTACCTAACTGGTGCAACTTTAANNNNNNNNNNNNNNNNNNNNNNNNNNNNNNNNNNNNNNNNNNNNNNNNNNNNNNNNNNNNNNNNNNNNNNNNNNNNNNNNNNNNNNNNNNNNNNNNNNTACTTTGATCGATGTTGTTATTAAATTTGtggttcaaaataaaaaataataattttatagttAATATTTATCAATAAACTAACACTATAAAACACATTATGTTATACATAGATTAATACATATGTTCTAATAATTACTATAAATTTATGTGTATAGGATAGTTGAAATATATGTATAGTATGATAAGTTTGTAGTGTTTATTAATGAATATTAACTATATAATAAAGCTCAATTAGcttaatgtaaaataaaaaaattacaaatgttTTAAGTAATATCAATCAATTTACgtgtgaaaattattttttttataaactgcTATAACTTATCAAGAATTTTGCCTTCCACATAAATTGCTATATGCAGTgatgatatatatattttatactatttttaaaTACTCCtaacttaaaaaatattttttttatactcaCTTCAAATATTCACACtataaacctttaaaattaacactAATAAAATACATACTACTCTCCATCATGCTTTAActcatttttatattaaaaaattactcTGTTAATACTTTTATCAACTCGCTTCGATAAATCACTAAAATTTTTATCTACACCACTCAAATTCTaccagataaaaaaaaaaaaaatgacgtGCTTGCTCAGCATCTCGCTCAATCTACGAGAAGCATGGCAGAACATGAACATTTcgcaaattcaaaaatatctggCAGTAGACAAGATTACAATGTGAATTTTGTGTTAACCACGAGAAGCACAACTCACCATATGCATTTATCTCACTCCTATTTTACTCACATGCACAACACCAACACTAAAATAATTTCCGTAAATTTTCTTCTAAAACATCGTtgctttaaaaaattttataatttttagtaGGGTGTGCATGGCCTGGTCTAGTTCTAAGATTCGGTTCAGTCTCGAACACTTTAagagctaatttggtgtgatttttaTCGGGTTTAAGGCCGGATAAGGATCTAAAAAATAGACTCGATCATTATTTCAGGATCCGGGCTATatctcgggtcacccgaactcaGCCCGGTAactcggtcatcatacacaatttatattttgtgttattaaggatggatgatggttattcttacgtggaatttaagtattgtaaatcttaatattttgtgttattagttattataagattataagttaatattttatgtttaaaatgcataagattttagactaatgaataatattgtgttatttatattgatttaaatatttgatattattagacaatattagtattgattatggttatgctttaatttcagacaagagttggttcttgttatatttttctaagtgaattttaccatgtcaaataataattggagtcttgaaaatttggatattttcacatgctagcttataaaaAGGTAtaaaggtaatgtaatgttaacagcCCGATTTTCACCCAATTTTTATTTCGGATCTAATAAATAGACTCGGTATATATTTCAGGTCAGATTTAAGTCCAAGCCATGCACATCCCTTAATTTTTGGCAAGCCATAAACAATATTTTCTAGATGTCGAAATATTAGTCACGTGATCCTCACGTGTCATTCACTGCACCGCGTCTCAACTGGCAAGTCTCAAGTCTTACCTCTCAACACAATGTAAAAGTCAACCATAAGGGCAAAATTGTAACATCACAGGAAAAGTAAGCAACGTTGAGTCCAAGTTGGTATCAGTTTTAATTCCATTTTCCTAAGATAAcaagcaaaaaataaataaataatttttgtaattaataGAAATAGTTAATAGATAATAGTGATTAATTAAGCAACTTTATTATTTTGTTGTGGATTGAATAAATGCGTTTTCTGCGTGTCTTTTTGAGGTCAGAGGCTGTGTCACGGACacggaaagagagagaaagaaagagagaaaccaTTGCTAGAAATAATGgtaagcttcttcttcttcttcttcttattctgaTTTTCCTCCCTTTTCTTCAATGTTACTTTCAGTAAGTTTCTTAGTCTTTTGCAGCTGAACTTCCACTTCCACTTTGTGTTGGGAGCTTCAAGACCCAGAATATTTTTTGTGGTATAAGTAGCAgttttctcaagtttcttcttctgGGTTCTCTTTGAAGCTTCTAAAATTTCCATTTTTGTTTTAGTTTCTGGAATTCTCATTTGGGTTTCATTTGGTGTAGCATTTAGGTAGGtctcttgttttattttattttttaaataattctttgattttgatttctgcattttttttatattttttcaatttttagggTTCTGTTTTTTTGTTTGCACTTTGCAGTTCTTATAATCTGAGGCTTGTAGTGGATATTTCagattttaattaaataaaataaaaaaaaattgtgttataGATCTTTGAGCGTGGAGGGGTTAGGGAGCCTAATTATCATTAAAATTCGGTATTGGGGGTTTGTTATTATTAATATCTCACCTAAACCTTTTAATATTTTCATTTCAGCTTTATGTCAATGTGTGTGCCTGCTCCTGTCTCTTGAATCTTGAGAAACTTTCTTTGCCAAACCAAATAGTTTTCTATtttgaaggaaaaagaaaagtataTAAAGAAATTGGGCAATTAGATTCCCTTCTGCTCAATCATGCCTATGAAATAGGTTACAATCACATATATTAATACAAAGTATGTAGTAGCTTTTTATGCTTTTGATCTGACTCTCTACTTTGCCCTTTtgcctttttatttttgttttttactttttctttttcctctttgtgGTAGGGAGCTTGGTTAATTTTTTATGCATGCAAAGTGCAAACTTTTTGTGGTTAAATTCCTATTTAGATAGAGTTTAATTGCTTTTTATGAGAGATTATATTTAGGAGGTTCaactgctgaaaatatgtttctgagAAAAGTATGATTTAGTGATTTGTGCTGCCTTTAGCCTTTAGTTCACGTGAGGCTTCCCTTTTTTGAGATTCCCCAATTGATAAATAGAATTGAAGCTGGTATTTAATCTTAGGTTTGCTTGATTTGCAGCGCTTCACACTCCCAAGACTTGCAAGTTGTTGCATCTTCTAACTAGATTGGAACATTATCCGCTGAGTGGTGTTTATCTTGTTTTGAATTGTCAATTGTTAAGTGTATTATAGCAAATGTCCTTCCGGAGTATTGTTCGTGATGTGAGGGATGGGTTTGGAAGCTTATCAAGACGGAGTTTTGATGTAAGGCTTTCCGGCCATCACAGGGGCAAGTCACATAGTTTGGTCCATGAGTTGCAGGATCAACTGCCGGTAATACAGAACAGCCAGTGGGCTAGTCTTCCGCCTGAGCTTCTCCGTGAGGTTGTTAAAAGATTGGAAGCAGATGAGAGTACATGGCCTGCTCGTAAGCATGTGGTTTCGTGTGCCGGTGTGTGCAAGTCCTGGAGAGAAATGTGCAAAGAAGTCATTAACTGTCCTGAGTTCAGTGGGAAGATTACTTTCCCGGTGTCCCTGAAGCAGGTGAGACTTTTTCCTTTTGTAATCATGTACTTGAATTCAAGGAATATTGGGATGCAAAAATGAAAGAATTGTATATTGTATTGCTATTTGTttacaagtatatatatatatatatatatatataccggaGTACGAGAGTAGTACATAATAAATTACACATTAGGTATATAGCATAAGGTATGCTTTAAAAAAATCATCATGATTGAGGACGACCGAAGTATAAATTTTGTTCATGAGCACATAAATTTGCATTTTTGACTTTTGATTGTCTTTTATTTTGCAGCCTGGTTCTAGGGATGGACTCATCCAGTGTTTCATCAAGAGAGACAAATCTAATCTGACTTATCATCTATTCCTTTGTCTTAGTCCTGGTAAGCTCAATTTTTACATTTTGACACACATATATATGAGCTGATCTGATTACCATGTTTTATGATTGATTTCGATTTTTATATCTATGTAATATTTTAGCTTATACCTTTTAATGTACGAAATAATGAATAGTTTTGTAGCACCATCTTATTTTAAGGGCTAGAAATCTTGTTCATGATGTATGAGCCAAATCTTGTGTTCAATCCAAGGTGGTTGTGCAATCTTCGGTGGCGTCATTCTCCATTGGATCATTATATTAGGTTGATCATGAATATATCTGTGGATGGATCTGCTAAAATATATCTTTGTAATAGTGTTAATCATTTCCCCCATATTTTGTCAAATTTAATTTTCGTTTGTAAAATTGATCTGCCTCTCTATTGTTTTCTCCGATTTACATTGGCCTATTATTTTGTTAATGCCTCCTTTTGGGCTTAGTTATGTTGCTATGGGACTGAGTACTTACAGGTAAGAGTTGATGCCACTCCTAACATTAGTACAAGGATTTTGTATTATCcttttcaactttattattacGAGCATAGTGTCTGATTGCAGATTCGGTACATGTTGGCTTGTTTCAAAATGATGTAATGTGTGATGGTTGAGTTGATTCTGTGCTGCTGAGATTATCTGGAATTAGAAGCAAAGCTTCATTTTTCTGGTTCTACCCTAATTAACAATAAATGAATTTGCCGTTTTATAATTAATTCTTTGCTATGTCGGCAATTCAAATGCCATAGATAGTTCTGCATTTTGAACTAGCAACTGCATTGCTACTACTTCATTTCAAtatcatataaaatataaatatgaattttgcacatTTATGGACTTAGATTTCATTGTTTCCGGGACAAGTTTTGAACTCAACTGTTTTGGCAGCACTGCTTGTTGAAAATGGGAAGTTTCTCCTTTCGGCCAAACGTACCCGAAGGACAACTTGCACGGAGTATATTATATCAACAGATGCAGATAACATATCAAGATCTAGTAGCACTTATATTGgaaaattgaggtatttcattcTCCCTTCTTAAGTTCTTACATAGAGAACACTTCCATTCAGAATCTTCCAAGAATGGATGTAGTAGAAATCAATCTCTTTTTATAGTCTAGCATTCCATACTTACAGGATATGAATTTCCCCTCATTTCAGGTCAAATTTTCTTGGCACCAAGTTTATAATATATGATACACAGCCCCCATGTAGCACTGCCCAGCTTTCGCCACCGGGCAGAAGCCGTAGGTTTAATTCAAAAAAAGTTTCTCCAAAGGTTCCCAGTGGCAGCTATAATATTGCTCGGATCACCTACGAGTTGAATGTCCTTGGTACTAGGGGTCCACGTAGGATGAACTGCACCATGCACACAATTCCTATGTCATCCCTTGAGCCGGGTGGCTGTGTCCCGGGCCAAGCAGAGCTAATTCCCCGTAACCTCGAGGATTCCTTCCGGAGCATCTCCTTCTCATCAAAATCGATTGACCGGTCATCGGAGTTCAGCAGCGCTAGATTCTCCGACATAATTGGGCTAGGTAACGAAGGGGAAGAGGGTAAAGAAAGACCTCTAGTTCTGAAGAACAAGGCACCGAGATGGCACGAACAGCTTCAGTGTTGGTGCCTCAACTTTAGGGGAAGGGTGACAGTCGCCTCCGTCAAGAATTTTCAGCTTATTGCAGCAACACAACCTCCGGCCGGCACTCCTACGCCGTCGCAGCCGACACAATCCTCTGACCATGACAAGATTATTCTTCAGTTTGGGAAAGTTGGTAAGGACATGTTCACCATGGACTATAGATATCCACTTTCTGCATTTCAAGCTTTTGCCATCTGCTTGACTAGCTTTGACACAAAACTGGCATGTGAATAGTGTGAGAGAGATACATGGTAAGAAAATAGGATTCAATCTTCATTAAGTTCATAGTACTGTACACCTCATAGTTTAAAGTGTAAAGTACAGAACAATCTGTGCTCAATGTACAATTATATTTTCCTTGTATcttgtttcttcttcttattttttctctccttttttttttctttttactaccCTTATGTTAGTATGCTACAAACGGTGTCTGGAAACATAGTTGTTGCTTATATGCATGATGAGGGAAAAGGTGTGTAGACATCATAGGATTGAGGTAATGGAAATGTGGGAGCCTTCAGAATATTTGGATTGATGTGATTGCAGCAAATGTAAGTGCCAAAATATCCTTATTTCTGAGTCTAGTagtaattttattactttaaataAAGAATTGTACCTTAGAGGCACTAGAattgcttccgaggcaattaattttaatattgtgTATTCATATTCATTCTCTTGGAAAATCAACTAGTCTAATGGTAAGGTgtattaaaatcaaaatttgtgATACTAGTTTGAAACAAATCAACTAGTCCTTTTGATACTAATTTGTGATATTAGTCAAGATTGAA carries:
- the LOC107644938 gene encoding tubby-like F-box protein 8; this translates as MSFRSIVRDVRDGFGSLSRRSFDVRLSGHHRGKSHSLVHELQDQLPVIQNSQWASLPPELLREVVKRLEADESTWPARKHVVSCAGVCKSWREMCKEVINCPEFSGKITFPVSLKQPGSRDGLIQCFIKRDKSNLTYHLFLCLSPALLVENGKFLLSAKRTRRTTCTEYIISTDADNISRSSSTYIGKLRSNFLGTKFIIYDTQPPCSTAQLSPPGRSRRFNSKKVSPKVPSGSYNIARITYELNVLGTRGPRRMNCTMHTIPMSSLEPGGCVPGQAELIPRNLEDSFRSISFSSKSIDRSSEFSSARFSDIIGLGNEGEEGKERPLVLKNKAPRWHEQLQCWCLNFRGRVTVASVKNFQLIAATQPPAGTPTPSQPTQSSDHDKIILQFGKVGKDMFTMDYRYPLSAFQAFAICLTSFDTKLACE